The sequence below is a genomic window from Inquilinus sp. KBS0705.
TCGGGGCGGGTATCTAAAAATATAACCACCTTATAATCAGCCAAAAACTTTTCGTTAAGATTGCTCCAGTTATTGGTAGAGTCGTAGCCGAAGTTGTATTTCTTAGCCATCTCGGGGAACCATTTATTGGCCTCGTGGACAAAGCTAATATGCGCCTGGTCTTCCTTAGCGGTATAAAAGGCTATCACTTTAAACTTTTGCGCCTGTGCCAAATTTATTACGCACAAAAAGGCCAGGCATAGCATTAAAGCTTTGGTTTTGTATTGGTTTAACATGCTGCGATTATTGGCTATTTTATTTTGACGTAGGTTTCTACAATCTCACGGTCTACTTTAAGGCTGTCTATCTTTTCGATACCTTTTTGTATAAGCGTATCACCTTTAAAGCTTGCCTTAAAATTGAACGAATGGTTTTCCCACTCGCGGTAGTTGCAGTATTGCAGGTTTTCGGTATAGTTGCCGTTTTCAAAAGTGTAGGTACCGGCACCCGAATCAAAAATGGCTTTGCTGCCGGGCTTTTTAAGATCATGCTTAAAAAAGGCAAAATGGTCGGCGTTGATCACCTTTATCATTTCGTCTTCCTGGCCCTTTTCCGGGTAAGTTACTACGGTATCGCCTTTGGTTACCGCTACGGCCGATACCAGTTTCCAGGTGCCTTGTATAGGTGCGGCGGCTAATGTGTCGGCGGTTTTTTGATCAGCAGGTGCCTTGCAAGCTGCTAATGCTAAAAATGGGATTATTAAAAATTTAGGTTTCATGTGAGATAATGAGCCCCCAATCTACACAATTTATTAATTATCAACCAACTGTTGGTAAAGGCGTGTTATGGTATCTTCGCCATCTATACAAAAGCCGGGGTGCACCTTTGAGGTTTGCACCACTGTACTGCGGGTAGCGGTTAACCACCTAAACCGCAATGGCGCATCCAACTGACCAATTGGCCCGCTATTTTTACCGCCGCTGCATATCCGCTCAAACGATAGCAGGTTTTGCTCCAATTCGGTAATGTCAAGGTCTTTGCTAAAGGCTTTAAGCCGGTTGGCATCTACCTTGTACATCATTTTTAAAAACTTTTGTTTGGCACAATACAGTATAACGCCCACATTCATAAACTCCTCGCGCTCTACCCTGGGCACTACACGTATTACGGCATATTCAAAAAGGTGCCTATCTTGCATTGTTAGCCTCCTTCACAAATATGGCCGAATTGGCCAACCGGGTATTTAAAAACTGTGCATATATAGCGCGTTGCTCATCAGGCGTGCCATAGGTGGCTTCGGTAAGCCAGGCATCAGGTATCAATGCGGTAATGGCATCTATCAACTCTGGTGTCAGTATCGCTTTAAATTCCGCGTCAACGGTATCCAGTTCGGTAGCTTTTTTGATCAATACATGATCTTTTATCTGCACAAAGGGGCGTATGGCCTGCTCTTTCCAGTTATCCATACTGTGATGAAAATACAGCGCTGCTCCATGGTCTATCAGCCACAGCTCTTTATGCCAAATCAGCATATTGGTATTGCGCACCGTGCGGTCAACATTGGTTAGCAGCGCATCCAGCCATACAATTTGCGATGCAAGCTTGCTATCAACCACAGTAACCGTAGGGTCGAATGTAATAGCTCCCGACAGGTAATGCAGCGCCAGGTTTAAGCCTACGCTAAATTTTAGCAGGTCTTGTATCTCTTCGTCGGGTTCGGTACGGCCGAAGGCCTCATCTAAATTTACAAACACCAGTTCGGGTATACGAAAACCCAATGCACGGGCAATTTCGCCGCCGATCAGTTCGGCAATAAGCGCCCTTGGCCCCTGCCCCGCGCCCCTAAACTTTAAGACATATAAAAAGCCGTCGTCTGCCTCGGCAATG
It includes:
- a CDS encoding DUF3037 domain-containing protein — its product is MQDRHLFEYAVIRVVPRVEREEFMNVGVILYCAKQKFLKMMYKVDANRLKAFSKDLDITELEQNLLSFERICSGGKNSGPIGQLDAPLRFRWLTATRSTVVQTSKVHPGFCIDGEDTITRLYQQLVDN
- a CDS encoding lipocalin family protein — encoded protein: MKPKFLIIPFLALAACKAPADQKTADTLAAAPIQGTWKLVSAVAVTKGDTVVTYPEKGQEDEMIKVINADHFAFFKHDLKKPGSKAIFDSGAGTYTFENGNYTENLQYCNYREWENHSFNFKASFKGDTLIQKGIEKIDSLKVDREIVETYVKIK
- a CDS encoding aminotransferase class I and II, which encodes MAIKTPELRTVNVTRYVTPLREGGSLPAIAEADDGFLYVLKFRGAGQGPRALIAELIGGEIARALGFRIPELVFVNLDEAFGRTEPDEEIQDLLKFSVGLNLALHYLSGAITFDPTVTVVDSKLASQIVWLDALLTNVDRTVRNTNMLIWHKELWLIDHGAALYFHHSMDNWKEQAIRPFVQIKDHVLIKKATELDTVDAEFKAILTPELIDAITALIPDAWLTEATYGTPDEQRAIYAQFLNTRLANSAIFVKEANNAR